Below is a genomic region from Bacteroidales bacterium.
AGCCATAACCCAGGCCGTTCAATCGGGGTTTGGTGCAGGCATTCAGGTTACATTCGAAATCAACGCCAAAAAAGAGGTACCCGGGGAAAGCAACCAGCCGGAAGCTCTCTCCCGCGTTAAAAACATTGTAGCAGTGGCATCGGGCAAGGGAGGTGTCGGCAAGTCAACTGTGGCCGCTAATCTTGCTGTGGCAACTGCTTTGCAGGGCTACCGGGTTGGACTTGTGGATGCTGACGTTTACGGGCCTTC
It encodes:
- a CDS encoding P-loop NTPase → MSFTQEAILNELKKVIHPSSGKPVTEAGIVQNVRVGDNSVHVILSFPRSTDPLAGPIKKAITQAVQSGFGAGIQVTFEINAKKEVPGESNQPEALSRVKNIVAVASGKGGVGKSTVAANLAVATALQGYRVGLVDADVYGPS